In Helianthus annuus cultivar XRQ/B chromosome 8, HanXRQr2.0-SUNRISE, whole genome shotgun sequence, a single genomic region encodes these proteins:
- the LOC110869509 gene encoding zinc finger protein GIS2-like: MAAKASENGKRKREDENSRRSDRKSSGLKRDSQQSVEKTKCETCRKYHLGKCRFESQPLPCGICKSQEHKTLDCEKLKDATCYGCNERGHVKTNCPKNQKKPEEAKRTNA; the protein is encoded by the coding sequence ATGGCTGCCAAGGCCTCTGAAAATGGAAAGAGAAAAAGGGAGGATGAGAATTCTCGTCGCTCCGATAGGAAGAGTTCCGGGTTAAAAAGAGACAGTCAGCAGTCGGTTGAGAAGACCAAGTgcgaaacctgtaggaaataccacctcgggaaatgcagattcGAATCTCAGCCCCtaccttgtgggatttgcaaatcacAGGAACATAAAACCCTGGATTGCGAAAAGctaaaagatgcaacctgttacGGTTGTAACGAGAGGGGGCAtgtcaagaccaactgccctaagAATCAGAAGAAACCCGAAGAAGCCAAAAGAACAAACGCATGA